One Triticum dicoccoides isolate Atlit2015 ecotype Zavitan chromosome 3B, WEW_v2.0, whole genome shotgun sequence genomic window, TGGACGGCCAAAGGCTGTTGCATCCGCCGACCAACCACTACCCTTAATCAAGCACAAGGTACCTAGAACAACTCCCAAACACTCAATTCTTTGTAAGATTTTCAGTAGAAGCCTGTTGCAAAGTCAGGAATTTAGTTTATTTAATTATTAGTCAATGTTTGccacaaaaaaattcagatttttttatttttttatcattttctaAATTTAACTATTCATGCTGAGATCATATGAGGTCAAACTAAGATGGGGGCTTttgaacacttttttcatgaatgcaaatgacatgcacatataggtgatgttgttctgaacattttgatatcttatttgtattTGTTGGAGTTAGTATGAATTCGTTATGAAATTTTCAAAGTTTCGGTcaaacggtgaaagggcaaaagTATAAGAGGATGGAACAAGCTGGACAGAAACGAGGGTTTTTTGAATTTTGGGGCAAATCAAACAGGTGTGACACAACTAAGGGCTCAAATGTAGTTGTCCCTAAAATATATATATTAGACAAAATTAATGTTGAATACTAGAATATATATGCCCCTTTAGCAATGCACGGGCAACACACAACAAAGGTGAGGTGGGCGTCACCCGTTTCTAAAAGAAAGGGCTCCAACTAGCGAGAAATATCCCGCTGCAGCCGGAAGCCGTGCGGGAAAGATAGGGTCCGACAGAAAAAGGAGAAGGGTGTGTCATGGGATAGGTTTTTGTGTTCGGCCTACGTATTGGAGATATATAGCATGGCCCATAGTCCGGACAATCACATTTCTCCCCACATATGATCTGGATTGGGGGATCTCCGACTGTCTAGATGGTTGAATTTCGAGGAGCCTCAAACACGCCATAATGTATGAGGGAGAAATAAGCTTCGACCTTAGAGGTGACCATAATCATTTGTTTGATTCATTTATGTATGCattatagcccgtagcaacgcacgggcgttctactagtatATGTAAAAGAGACATATTTTACCCCTATAAGATCTATCTATCTATTTCCAGTGTTGCTCTAACTTTTCAACGTTTGAATCCCTTCATTGAGCTAGTGCAGAAAAAAAAAGTTCTTGCTCAAGGGTTTGGAGAGTAACTTTGGTTTATGCCTAGCCAACATGATAATAAGCTTGTAAACGACAAATACATAAACCAAACTTAATTATTCAATCATCTTCCTGCTGCTACAATGCAATAGTAGATGTCTTACAAACTGaagaaaacagtaccaatacatgaATCTACTGCATGCAGGAGAGGAGAAACGAAGGAGCATATACCAAATTGTTACGATTGCTCAAAGCACCCATCTTATCCTTTCAGTATTGGAAATGTAACGCACACACTTGTGCTTGAGAATCTGGAGACTCTGGTCTTGTTCGTTGCGGAGCAACTCTACACCAGTGAGCACAGCAAAATAAGTGCCATCTTCAAGGTCATTAAAAACCTTGGCGATGCAAAACCTGCCACTCCCGAGGTTCACCAGCCTCTGATGCATAGGACACAGCCGCGCCGGTTGCTTTTCCTCGGGCAGGGCAAGATGTTCCCAGACGTGCTGCACAATGGGTTCTCGGCCATGGTCCATGGCAGAGAGGTCCACAGCACACAGGTGGTTGAGCCTGCAGGGTAGAGTCGCGGCCTTGAAGCCCAACCATATGTCGAACTCGCGGACAAACTCTGCTCTGCCTTCAAACGGCAGAGCCCAGTCCCCAACGTGCCTCCATTCGTCCAAGTTTCGCCATCCTAAAGAACGGCTGGGGTCAAGGCATGCTGTATCAAAGCAATAGGTGCCGAAACCCTTGTCAGATGATATACAAATGGAAGAGAAGCCGTCTACAGTGTCCATGGTGGTGTAGGAGGTAACAAGGGAGGAGGGCTGGAACCCAGGTAGGTGGACAAACGGAGGCGGTGGAAGAAGGCGCCAATGCCAGCCCTTATGGCTGTCTGTCAAATTACTGCGCTTGTACTCGAGGACTTCGAAGCAGGAACGAGGGTGGTCGGAACCAGCAGGTAAACGAGGTCGAGTGACGGCACGGCCAGGGTGCCTGTCCATGATGTAGAGGGAGTCCTCGTCGGCGCTAGGGTGGGTGACCGAGATAACAACCGCGTCGTgccccttaggctggtatagatttGGCAAGGCGAGGATGAGGCGCTTGTCGGCGTCGAACATGGTTATCTCGCCGGCCTTATTGGAGTTCACGATCCTGCTCTCGCTGCTGCGGGGGGCGAACAGCTCGAACCACTCGAGGCCGCTGTTGACGACGCCGGTGGGGGACGGATCGAAGCTGGCGATGGGGTCAGGCAGGCTCCGAAATGTCTTGTCAAATTTCTTTCTTTTCTCTGCAGAGGCGGCTTTCTGAGCTTGCTGTGTTGACTCGTAGAAGAGATTCTTGGAGGGGTCGATGCGGCGCAGCGAGTAAAGGCGGTCGCTCCAGCTCCAAACAACCAGATTCAGAAACTGCCGACGGTTCATCATCCCATTGCCTCGTCTGTCTCCCGGCCCAACATAAAAATCAGACCTTTTTCCACTCTGCTAAAAATTACTACTAATTTTCTCTAGAAGGAAACGCGTAATCGTACCTCAAATGAACCTGACGGAGATCAGCAAATCTCGGCACAAGGTTTCGTCTGCTCCGGGTAGGGGggaggggcgggggcgggggcgggggaggGGTGCTGGCGGCTGAAAGGACCTAAGGTTAGGTTTTGCAGATCCCAGACTCTTTCTTCTGCATCTTATAGGTGTTCGTAAATGGACGCGGCCCAACAACCTACAGAAATGGACTTCCTTATCGCTCGGGCCAGCCTAGTCCGCAAACCAGCAACAACCAGCCCATGTTCATCATTATCATTTTCCTCTTCCATCATCACAGTTCAAAATTCCCCTGAAAAATATCATAACAATTCAAAATTGTCTCAAAAAAATCAACATAGTTGAAAAAAGCTTTGCCCATTCCCTAATAAAAAAAGTTACTTGCCCATGTACCAAATTGGTCAGACCATTGGTTCTAGTTTTTACCCATGCATTCAGTGGTTGTCTGGTTCAACTAACCATGTGTTGACACCAAATTTTAGCATGGTACAGAACGCAATTAAGATGGCGTCAAATGAAAAAGGGTTTCAACATGAAAATGTTTCATATCATCAAATTGAGCAACTTTGATGTTTGGGTCATCACCATCCGACCTTATCTTAGGAGCTGAAATTGTGTTCAAAGCTCTAAAATTTTATGTTTAGATCACTGTTTGGATTACACCCCCAAGACTGCCGCATATGAAAAATTTATCAACATAATTTGTCTTCATCTCGTCGAATCGGTTGATTTTGGTATAATAAAATCATCCCAATCTgagtttgtatgtgaaagttagaggcaacactctGCGAACCGGTCCTGAGTGAAAAAGTGACGCATGGGACCAGACACCCACCTAGGTGGTGACTGATGGGTCGCGTGAGTTATTCGGCCTTTGCTGGCTGAATGAAGCTTGCCGGAGAAAAGCTTGCTAGCCGAGTGAAAAtcttgccggcgtggaaagcttgccggcgtaAAAAGTTTGTCGGCGtgaaagcttgccggtgtgaaaagCTTGCCGGCCTGAAAGCTTGCCGGTCGAGTGAAAAGCTTGTCGACGTGAAGGCTTGCCGACATGAAATCTTTGCCATGCGAGTGAAAACCTTGCCGGCGTGAAAACCTTGTCGGCCAAGTGGAAACTGTTAAGGCTAATTCGACTAGAAGCTGAAGATGGGCTGAAAATAGTATCTAGATGCCTCGGATGAAAAGGTGTTCTGCACAAAAGTTGTGCGTATTGTCGAAACGGTCAACattgcttttggagtcatcatcatctgaGATAGTATACGGCCTGCAAGGTTGCTACAAGACTCGGACAGCCAAGAAAACTGCATGACCGAGTCCGCCTATAAGTAAAAGATAGTCTCGTAAGTATTTAAGATGGCCTCTAATGAAAAAACGTtcgacatgaaagttgtgcgtctcgtcaaaACCATTAAATTTGCTTTCGGGCTCATCTTCATCTAATGTCGTTTGTGGCCTGTAAGACACAAAAACTGAACTGTTGTCTCAGACTTACCTAAATCCGAGTTCGGTTAATTTTGAAAAGATTTGGATGGGATTTGGAGtcgttttcttgtacgggaagtccagccgcctcataaatagatgataCATAACGGCcaattgaaacaacacacaatcgagcaaatcaatatactacttttt contains:
- the LOC119276441 gene encoding uncharacterized protein LOC119276441, which codes for MMNRRQFLNLVVWSWSDRLYSLRRIDPSKNLFYESTQQAQKAASAEKRKKFDKTFRSLPDPIASFDPSPTGVVNSGLEWFELFAPRSSESRIVNSNKAGEITMFDADKRLILALPNLYQPKGHDAVVISVTHPSADEDSLYIMDRHPGRAVTRPRLPAGSDHPRSCFEVLEYKRSNLTDSHKGWHWRLLPPPPFVHLPGFQPSSLVTSYTTMDTVDGFSSICISSDKGFGTYCFDTACLDPSRSLGWRNLDEWRHVGDWALPFEGRAEFVREFDIWLGFKAATLPCRLNHLCAVDLSAMDHGREPIVQHVWEHLALPEEKQPARLCPMHQRLVNLGSGRFCIAKVFNDLEDGTYFAVLTGVELLRNEQDQSLQILKHKCVRYISNTERIRWVL